CGGCCATCAGATCATCTCGCGCGTtgccttcgccgcgccgctcgcGTCACCACCacgcgcgccggccggccggctggctggctggctcccTTCCCGGCCGCGCGCCGTGCCGGCCTATATAATAGGCGCCAATACCTCCAATGTCCGTCCGTCTTCCTCACCACCGGTCGGCGATCAGTAGCCAACTTTAGCCAGACACACGGACGCTGACCGTTGGCTACGGGGAGGTATGGCGAGGACACACATGGCTGTCGCCGTGGCCCTcttgttggtggtggtggtgtgctgcgccgccgtctccgagGCCGcgaaggcgccgccgccgccgccgcagcacaGGCTGCCGCCCAGGTTTCGCATGATCAACCCGGGTAGGCCTGGCTTGGGCAAGAGGGACCAGGAGCTCTCCCTGTCGTGCGCGGACACCAAGGGCAAGAAGAAGGGCTGCATGGCCAAGTGCGACAAGCGCTGCCCTAACCAGTGCATCGTCATGTGCCCCAGCTGCAAGACCTTCTGCAGTAAGCACGCAGGGCCATGGTGCAATTGATTGATCGTTTCGTGCGTTCGGAATTCGGGAGCACGTAATGTTTGTGCTGCTGTGTAGTGTGCGACTTCTACCCCGGCGTGTCGTGCGGCGACCCGCgcttcaccggcggcgacggcaacaaCTTCTACTTCCACGGTAAGAAGGACCAGGACTTCTGCGTCGTCTCCGACGCCGACCTCCACATCAACGCGCACTTCATCGGCAAGCGCAACCCCACCATGAGCCGCGACTTCACCTGGATCCAGGCCCTCGGCATCCGCTTCGCCGACCACCGCCTCTACATGGGCGCCAAGAAGACGGCCAAGTGGAGCAACGACGTCGACCGCCTCGAGCTCGCCTTCGACGGCGCGCCCGTCGACGTCCCCGCGCAGCTCGGCGCGCGCTGGgagtccgccgccgtgcccggcCTGACCGTCACCAGGACCGCCGCGACCAACGGCGTGAGGGtgcagctcgccggcgtgtTCGACATCATGGCCAACGTGGTGCCCGTCACGGAGCAGGACTCGCGCGTCCACAACTACGGCGTCACCGAGGAGGACAGCCTCGCGCACCTCGACCTCGGCTTCAAGTTCTACGACCTCTCCGACGACGTCCATGGCGTCCTCGGCCAGACCTACCGCTCCGACTACGTCAACAAGCTCAGCGTCAGCGCCAGCATGCCGGTCATGGGCGGCGCACCCAGCTACGTCGTCTCTGACATCTTCTCGACCGACTGCACCGTCGCCAGGTTCGGCCGCCGTGCCGGCATCTCCATGGTCACTGCCACGGCCAGTTAAACTGCTTCGACAAGTTTGTGTAATTTATattgcaaaagaaataaaggatTAATGGATACGAAAATGTGTCCTGTAATAACACATTTGTGGATTAATTAATGCGCGGGTCCCTAATTTGCTACTCACACACACACGagataaaaatacaaacacTATACTCTATTTCTGAATAGAAGCGCTGAATTGAGGCACACCTTGGAGATTATAAGGCGTTTGATTGGAGCCACGGCCGCTCAAATCTCAATTGAGCTGCAACTGTTTCGCGCCGGGGGACCGACATTTCCAAAATGTAAAgaatttcaaaacaaaatttcaaacatgTCGTCCATATTCCCACAATGGAATTACTAACTATGAGACCGATCGGATGTATAAAAACCAGGTATAGTGCTTCCTCAATATATCCATCAAAACACTGTTGTTGGTTCGGTCTGATGGGGAACGCACACACGCCCATTAACCCGCACAAACGGTTATGCATATCTTAGAAAGtttatatgtgattttttttatattttatgtttatgggtacaatgttttggttttatacatagaaactatatatatatatatataatcaaatttaatatgtaaattatctattcaaaaaatattgtattagaaaaatatatttataaatattatacaataaaaattttatatatggaaAATCTGAATATATAAAGCTTTTATATGAGAAAATGTGTTTGCGCGGGTGTTTAGACTTATCGCTATTTGTTTctctttataattattttaatatcgATTATTGAGCTATATTACGATGATATCATGGatcattaatttaaaatatccaGATGTTGTAAATCTTTAGCCATCCAATAATCCGGAAATTCACCCATGGAGTTGGTAATCAAATTGTAGTAAGCTAGTTAAAGATCACAGCATATATACTTGTtttgaaaacttttttttttgctcgaCTGATGctcgttttctttctttcagaGGGGAAAACCGTTGTGGTACGAGCAGTACGTCAAGAGAAAAATACAGATTGACATTGGACTGATACCTACTAGTAGATGAACAAGTCACAGGACACTGACATGTTACTATCTGTAGTTGCCGTTGGATACTCTGATTGCCCATGCATGCTaagtgtatataaaagttacatAACCAACACGGCAAAATATTGATGTGGGGGGTATTAATTTGTTCGAGAGCAGTGGGCCTGGTGGATCACGGCCCATCCACATTTTCTCTGAAATAATGGAAGGAAGGAATGGATGTGCAGCCCAGCCCATACGCACGGTCAGTGCCTAGACCTGATGCGGTTTGGCCGGCTTTTGCAGCGACTTGACTTGACGCCTAGCTGGCACTACTGtactagtatttatttataataatatactgTATTGGAATtacaactttttaataaatttatatgtaggtCAACGACGCAATCTAGCTATCTAAGGACGTTCCCTGAGATGCATATTTGCGTACAGCTGAATTCAAGGATGGGTCGGTAACATGCACTTTCCTCAGACCTGCTAACATGCACTTTGGGGACTTCAATTCATTGTTACCGACTCCCACTACGCATGTACGTAGTACGTACGAGTAGCTTGTAAACTCTACGACCAccaccaaaaatataaaactataaataaac
This is a stretch of genomic DNA from Oryza brachyantha chromosome 1, ObraRS2, whole genome shotgun sequence. It encodes these proteins:
- the LOC102700491 gene encoding uncharacterized protein LOC102700491, with the protein product MARTHMAVAVALLLVVVVCCAAVSEAAKAPPPPPQHRLPPRFRMINPGRPGLGKRDQELSLSCADTKGKKKGCMAKCDKRCPNQCIVMCPSCKTFCMCDFYPGVSCGDPRFTGGDGNNFYFHGKKDQDFCVVSDADLHINAHFIGKRNPTMSRDFTWIQALGIRFADHRLYMGAKKTAKWSNDVDRLELAFDGAPVDVPAQLGARWESAAVPGLTVTRTAATNGVRVQLAGVFDIMANVVPVTEQDSRVHNYGVTEEDSLAHLDLGFKFYDLSDDVHGVLGQTYRSDYVNKLSVSASMPVMGGAPSYVVSDIFSTDCTVARFGRRAGISMVTATAS